One part of the Nitrospirota bacterium genome encodes these proteins:
- a CDS encoding DUF488 domain-containing protein, giving the protein MKRIYTLGTGRRSEEDFVEILHAYGIQAFIDVRSLPRSSVKIYTRESLEKILSREGIAYVFLGKELGGFRKGGYPAYVITDDFSRGIDMLESVARAKTSVIVCAEHFPWKCHRKWIAREMQRRGWEVDHIIDKGKVWVPK; this is encoded by the coding sequence TTGAAAAGAATATATACACTCGGCACCGGCAGACGATCCGAGGAAGATTTTGTTGAAATCCTCCACGCCTACGGCATTCAGGCGTTCATTGACGTGCGGAGTCTTCCGAGGAGCAGCGTGAAGATTTACACCAGGGAAAGCCTGGAAAAGATCCTCAGCCGTGAAGGGATAGCATATGTTTTTCTGGGGAAGGAACTGGGCGGGTTCAGAAAAGGCGGGTATCCCGCGTATGTTATCACGGATGATTTCAGCAGGGGAATCGATATGCTGGAATCCGTCGCGCGTGCAAAGACCTCGGTAATCGTCTGCGCCGAACATTTCCCATGGAAGTGCCACAGAAAATGGATCGCCCGGGAGATGCAGAGAAGGGGATGGGAAGTCGATCATATTATTGATAAAGGGAAGGTATGGGTCCCGAAATGA